Sequence from the Streptosporangiales bacterium genome:
CCTGACGCGGAGGCCGTCGAGGGTGACGCCGTGCCGCGGGGCCAGCTCGCGCATCGAGCGAGAGAGGTCGGCCTGCATGCCGGCGTTGAAGTAGCCGAGGGGGAACGGCGCGAGGTCGGTGCCCGTCAGCTGCGGACCCTCGTCGGACGCGAGGCGCCAGGCGCTGCCCGTCGCGCCCTCCGTCACGATCGCCTCCTTCTGATGGTGCGCCAGATGGCGTGCCTCGACCGTGAACACGGCGCGACCGCCGGCCGACAGGGGAGAGGGATCCGTACCCCGACGGAACTCGAACGCGAGTGGGTCGCCGTGACGATCGATCGTGTCGGCCATGCCAGCTCCTCGACTGCCGCCCTGCAGCACGTGGATACGAGTCGTATCCAGCGATCCTAATGCGCTTCGTCCGAGATAGCGGTGCCTGTCACGAACCCGTCAGGGGCACCCTCACCGCGTCATAGCACGGTGAGGGTGCCCCTCACGGGTTTCGTGACGGTGCCCGGAAGTGGTCCGACGATCGCCCCGTCGTCAGGTGGTGGCCGGGACGGGGTCGCGCTTGCGGCGACGGATGACCAGCGACATCACGGCCGCCACCGTGCAGAGGATGCCGGCGGCGTGGAACGCGTGGTCGTACGCGCCGAGGTGGTCGCGGACGAGTCCGGCGCCGAGCGCGATCATGCCGGCGCCGACCTGGTGCGAGGCGAGTACCCAGCCGAACACGATCGGGCCGTCGGCGCCGAAGTGCTCCCGGCACAGGGCGACCGTCGGCGGTACCGTCGCCACCCAGTCGAGGCCGTAGAAGACGATGAAGAACAGCATCGGCGGTTGCACGGTGTCGGCGAGCAGGATCGGCAGGAAGAGCAGTGAGATGCCGCGCAGCGCGTAGTAGATGCCCAGCAGCTTGCGCGAGTCCAACCGGTCGGTGAACCAGCCGGACGCGATCGTGCCGACGAGGTCGAAGATGCCGATCACCGCGAGCAGGCTCGCGGCCATGGTGACGGGCATGCCGTGGTCGTGGGCGGCGGGCACGAAATGCGTGCCGATCAGGCCGTTGGTGCTCGCGCCGCAGATGGCGAACGTGCCGGCGAGCAGCCAGAACGTCCGGGTGCGCGCGGCAGAGGAGAGCGCGCCGAGCGCGCGGCCCGCTGCACCGCCCCGCCGGCGCACCTGGGTGACCGGCGGCAACGCGGCGCCGGCGGGCTCCTTCGCTCCGTACTTCGTGGTGCCGACGTCCTCCGGCCGGTCGCGCATCAGCCACACGACGAGCGGGACGACGGCGAGGGCCGTGCACGACACGGTCATGGCCGCGGTCTGCCAGCCGTACCGCTCGACGAGGACGGCGACGAGGGGGAGGAAGACGAGCTGCCCGGTCGCGCTGCCGGCCGTGAGGACGCCCGTGACCAGCCCGCGGCGTTCGACGAACCACCGGTCGACGACGGTGGCGACGAACGCCAGCGCCATCGACCCCGTGCCGAGGCCGACCAGGACGCCCCAGCACAGGACGAGCTGCCAGCTGGCGTTCATGAACAGGGTGAGGCCGCTGCCGGCCGAGACCAGGGTGAGGGCGCCGGCGACGACCCGGCGCATGCCGAAGCGTTCCATCAGGGCCGCGGCGAACGGCGCCGTCAGCCCGTACAGCGCGAGGTTGACCGAGATGGCCACGGAGATCATGCCGTACGACCAGCCGAACTGCTCGTTGAGCGGGTCGATCAGGACGCCGGGGGTCGCCCGGAACCCGGCCGCGCCGACGAGCGCGAGGAAGGAGATCCCGGCGATGATCCAGGCGCGGTGCACGCGCGGGCGTCGCGGACGCGGCGGCGGGAGGGCGGAGGCGCGCGGAGGGGAGGCCTGGGTCACCCGTCGATCCTCCCCGAGTTCCTCGTTGGTGGCGAGTGGCCCGAAGGTCGAGATGTGCAAGAATCGGGCCATGTCGCGAGACCGCCGGAGGCAGCAGGCACTGTCGTCACGCCGCCACCGCGTCGTCGTGCTCGCGCTCGACGGCGTCATCCCGTTCGAGCTGGGCATCCCGTCGCGAATCTTCGGCGCCCGCCTCGGCGAGAGCCAGGAGACGCTGTACGACGTCGTCACCTGCGCGGCCGTACCCGGTCGCGTCGACACCGACATCGACGTCCCGCTCGTCGTGGAGCGTGGGCCCGAGGAGCTCGCCACCGCTGACACGGTCGTCGTCCCCGCGACGCACCGGCAGCTGCCCGAGCTGACCGAGGGCGTGCTCTCCGACACCGTGGCCGAGACGTTCGCCCACCTCCGTCCCGGCACGCGGGTCATCTCGATCTGCACCGCGTCGTTCATCGTCGCCGCGACGGGGATGCTCGACGGCCGACGCGCGACCACGCACTGGATGCACGCCGCGCGGTTCCAGCGGCTGTACCCGAAGGTTCGCGTCGACCCCGACGTGCTGTTCGTCGACGAGGGCGACGTGCTGACGTCCGCCGGCGTCGCGGCCGGGCTCGATCTCTGCCTGCACGTCGTCCGCCGCGACCACGGCGTCACCGTGGCCAACCGCATCGCGCGGCAGTGCGTCGTGCCGCCGTGGCGCGACGGTGGACAGGCGCAGTACGTCGAGCATCTCGTCCGCGAACCCGCCGCGCCGACGACGGCGGCCGCGCGCGCGTGGGCGCTGGAACGGCTGGGCGACTCCCTGTCCCTCGCCGATCTGGCGGAGCACGCCGGCATGAGCGTCCGGTCGTTCACCCGGCGGTTCAGGGCGGAGATGGGCACGAGCCCGGGTCAGTGGCTGACGTCGCAGCGCGTCGAGCTCGCCCGTCAGCTGCTCGAGGGCACCGACCTGCCGGTCGACTCGATCGCGCGACGGGCGGGCTTCGGCACGGCCGCGTCGTTGCGGCAGCACCTGGGCGCGACGCTCGGCGTCGCACCGGCGACGTACCGGCGCACGTTCCGTCCCGTCGTGCGGTAAACGGGGTCTCTGCGGCGCTGGGCGCGGCCCGCGCACCCGCGAGGGAGCGTCGCGGCACGACGAACGGTCGTCCTCGTACGGCGAGCGGCGCCGCGTCGCTCACCGCCGGTGTGTCGTCCGCGGGCGAGCCGTGACTTCCCGGGCGCCGTATGTCATCTTTCTGCCCGAGCGACGACAATGCCGTCCTGCCCGGGAGCTGCCATGGCCACACGAGAACCGCCCGTGCCCTTCGACGACTCGGACGAGAGGGCAGTGCACGAGGTGTACGTGCGCCTGCACGCGAGCGAGGACTTCGTGCGGCTGCGCAGGGTCTTCCGCGCGTTCGTCTTCCCGGTGACGCTGGCGTTCCTCGTCTGGTACATGCTCTACGTCCTCCTGGCGAACTACGCCCACGACTTCATGTCGATCCGCCTCGGCGGCAGTCACATCAACATCGCGCTGATCTTCGGGCTGCTGCAGTTCGTGTCGACGTTCGTCATCGCCTGGATGTACTCGCGCAAGGCGAATCGCGACTTCGACCCGCTCGCCGAGAAGCTCAAGAAGCGGTACGACGACGAGCTCGCCGAGATCCAGGAGGAGGAGAAGTCGTGAGCAGTCAGGCCATCACCTTCGTCCTCTTCGCCGCTGTCGTCCTCGCGACCCTGATCATCACCGCGGTCGCGGGCAGCCGTACCCACGGGGCACTCGACTTCTACGCCGGTGGCCGCCAGTTCTCCGGCTTCCAGAACGGGCTGGCGATCTCCGGCGACTACATGTCCGCGGCGTCGTTCCTCGGCATCTCGGGCGCGATCGCGCTCTCCGGCTACGACGGCTTCCTGTACTCCGTCGGGTTCCTCGTCGCCTGGCTGGTCGCCCTGCTGCTCGTCGCCGAGCTGCTGCGCAACACCGGGCGCTACACGATGGGCGACGTGCTGTCGTTCCGGATGCGCCAGCGTCCGGTGCGCACGGCCGCGGGCGTGTCGACCATCGTCGTCTCGATCTTCTACCTGCTCGCGCAGATGACCGGCGCGGGCGCGCTCGTCGGTCTCCTCATCGGTGCGAGCACGCCGCTGGCGAAGAACACGACGATCATCGTGGTCGGCATCCTGATGATCCTCTACGTGACCATCGGTGGCATGAAGGGCACCACCTGGGTGCAGATCGTCAAGGCCGTGCTGCTGATGGCCGGCACGCTGCTGATCGCGATCCTCGTGCTCGCCCACTTCAAGTTCAACCTGTCCACCCTGCTCGGCACCGCGGCGGAACAGAGCGGCAAGGGCAGCGCGTTCATCGAACCGGGGTTGAAGTACGGCGTGTCGTTCACGTCGAAGATCGACTTCATCAGCCTGGGCCTCGCGCTCGTCCTCGGCACCGCGGGCCTGCCGCACATCCTGATGCGCTTCTACACGGTGCCGACGGCGAAGGCGGCACGCAAGTCCGTGGTCTGGGCGATCGGCTTGATCGGCGCGTTCTACCTGATGACGCTCGCCCTCGGGTTCGGTGCCGCGGCCCTCGTCAACGCCGACGACATGGACGAGGCGGGCAACCTCGCGTCGCCGCTGCTCGCCGAGGTCGTCGGCGGCGGTGAAGGGTCGTTCGGCGGCTCGCTGCTGCTGGCGTTCATCTCCTCGGTGGCGTTCGCGACGATCCTCGCGGTGGTCGCGGGACTGACGCTCACCTCGTCGTCGTCGTTCGCGCACGACCTGTGGGCCAACGTCATCCGTCGCGGCCGCACCAGCGAGCGGCAGGAGGTCATCGTCGCCCGGGTGTCCGCGCTCGTCATCGGCGCGATCGCCATCGTCCTGGCGCTGTTCACGCAGACGCTGAACGTCGCGTTCCTCGTGGCGCTCGCCTTCTGCGTCGCTGCGTCGGGCAACCTGCCGTGCATCCTCTACAGCCTGTTCTGGAAGCGGTTCAACACCCGCGGGGCGACGTGGAGCATCTACGGTGGTCTCCTCGTCTGCGTGCTGCTCGTGGTGTTCTCGCCGACGGTGTCGGGCGACCCGAAGGCGATGTTCCCCGACGCGAGCTTCGCCTGGTTCCCGCTGCCCAACCCCGGCATCGTGTCGATCCCCGCCGGCTTCCTGTTCGGCTGGCTCGGCACGATCACGTCGAGTGAGCCGAAGGCCGAGGCGAAGCACGTCGAGCTCGAGGTCAGGTCGCTCACCGGTTCCGGCGCGCACTGACCGACAGCCGTGCCCCGACGGCAGGGGCCACCGAGATCCGCACGGACCGAGGTGGCCCTTGTCGCGTCGGTGCTCAGCCGGTGCCGAGGCGGTACAGCGTCGCCGACCCGGCCGGCAGGTTGGCGGTGACGGGCGCCCGCGCGGGCACGTAGCTCGCGATGTCGGGCCGGAACCGCTCGACCTTGGTGACGGTCTCGCCGAAGCTGACCCGCGCGGTCGCCGTGTCGGCGTCGGACCGGTTGGCCACGAGCAGCCAGCGCCTGCCGTTGTCGGTGGCCGCGCGGAACTGGCCGAGCACCACCGCGGAGCCCTCGACGCCCGCGACGTAGGCGTCCGGCGCGAACGCGTCGGTGCCCGGGGGCAGCGGGTCGTCGTTCGCGTGGGTCGCTGACACCGACACCAGCGGCTTGAGCTCACGGCCGACCGGCTCCAGCCAGTCGCGGTTGACCGCCTTGGCGGAACGGTACAGCGGCGTCAGTCGACCGTCCGTGGTCACGAGCGCGGACTCGAAGCCCTCGCCGCGCGCGGGTTCCGGCGTCCAGTAGGTGAAGTACATGATGCCCTTGGCGCCGTACGCCAGGCTGATGTTGATCTGCCACCGCAGCTGGGCGGCGTTCGGCAGCAGCCGTCCGTTGTACTTGACCGACTGGATGTAGACCCACGTCGGGATGCCCGCCTCCAGGCCCGCACGGCGGATGATCGCCCAGTTGTCGAAGTAGTTGATGTCGAGGCCGCCGGTGAGGATCGGGTAGCGGTCGAACGACAGCACCGGCGGGTTGACGGCGGCGATGAAGTCCTTGACGAACGAGGTGTAGCCCGCGCCGTTGCCCGGCACCAGGTTGGAGTACGGCAGCAGGTCGGGCGCCAGCTCGCGTACCAGTGCCGTGGCCGCCCCCACCGTGGCGAACTTCGGCCGCTGCGGCTCGTCGAAGACGTCGAAGCCGGCGAAGGACTCGTACTGCCGGTACTCGTCGAGCATCACCTGGACCAGCCGCCGCGCGTCCGCGGTGCTGATCCGCAGCTGGGCCTGCGGGTCGTCGGTGATCGACAGCGTGTGGGTGAGGGCGGAGAGCCGCGGCTCGGGGGAGTTGACCAACACCTTGAGCCCGACCTCGTCCGCGAAGCCCAGGGCCCGGCGGTTGATGTACTGGTCGAACATGTAGTTGCCCGTGATGAGGAAGTTCATCCCCGCCGCCGCGATCTCCTGGTATCGCGTCAGTGTGGTCTCGTACGGTGGAGGCGGCCAGAAGATCCCGATCGGGAACTCGGGCCCGCCGACCAGGGGCATGTCGTCGATCGGCCACGGTGCGGTGTTCCGCACACTGCGGGGCGGCGCTGCCCTCGCCTCACCCGCGCCGAGCGCGCTCGTCGCCGCCAGGGCGCCGAGCCCGGCGCCCGCGCCCAGCAGGAGATCTCTGCGCCGTAGCGGTCCTGCTGCAGCCGCGTCGTCGCCGGATCCGATGTTCCCCGCGCCCTTGCTCATGTGACCGCTCCTCCTCGTGCCGCCCGCCCGGGGACAGTGTGGCGTTGAAAGGATTCAATCGTCCAGCTGGACGACGCTGCGTACGCCTCCGACCGGTCTCGGTCCGGCAACCCGGTGAGGGGCACCTTCACCGTGCCCTGATCCGGTGAGGGTGCCCCTCGCGGGTCGGATGCGGAGCGGCGGCGGCCACCGTGGCCGTGCCCGCCTGCGTCACCGGTCGACCGGGAGTACGGTCTGCTGATGCGGCAGATCGCGGCGTTGGCGGTGCTCGCCGTCCTGATCCTCGTCGCGCTCGGCGTCGCCTGGTGGCTCGCCAGGCGACGCCGTCGCGACCTGGGCACGCCGGCGGAGCGCGCGGCGTACGAGACGCTGCACCAGGCGTCGCTCGCCGCGCCGCCACTGCGCGGCGGGCTCACGCCGACCGGCTCTGCGAAGTCTGTCCGCCACCTCCGGTCGCTGCTCGGCGCCGCTGCCGTGGCGATCGCCGATGACCGGCAGGTGCTCGCGTGGGACGGCGGCGGCGACCGGCACGCCGCCGACGTCGTCGGTCACGTACGGCCGGTACTCGACGACGGCGCGCCCGTCGTCCTCGGACCCGACCAGGTGGCGTGCGCCGACTCGACCTGCCCGGTGCGGTACGCGGTTCTCGCGCCGCTGACGACGGACGACCGCGTCGTCGGCGTGCTCGCGGCGTTCGGTCAGGAGGCGTCGGCAGGTCTCGTCCGCGCCGTCTCCGAGGTCGCGCGGTGGGTGAGCACGCAGCTCGACCTGGCCGAGCTCGACGGGTCGCGCATGCGCCTCGCCGAGGCCGAGGTGCGGGCGCTGCGCGCGCAGATCTCACCGCACTTCATCTACAACTCCCTCAACGTGATCGCGTCGTTCGTCAGGACCGACCCGGAGCGCGCTCGCGAGCTGCTGCTGGAGTTCGCGGACTTCACGCGCTACTCGTTCCGCACCCACGGCGACTTCACCACGCTCGCCGAGGAGCTGCGGTCGGTGGAGCGCTACCTGCTGCTCGAACGCGCGCGGTTCGGCGACCGGCTGCAGGTCACGTTGCGCATCGCGCCCGAGGTGCTGCCGGTCGCCGTGCCGTTCCTCTGCCTGCAGCCACTCGTCGAGAACGCCGTACGTCACGGACTGCAGGCGAAGCCGGGGGGCGGGCACATCACGATCCTCGGCGACGACAAGGGCACCGAGTGCCTCATCAGCATCGAGGACGACGGGGTGGGGATGGACCCCGACCACGTACGCCGCGCCCTCACCGGCGACTCGACCGGCGACTCGACCGGTCTCGCGAACGTCGACGAACGCCTGCGCCAGGTGTACGGCGACGAGTACGGCCTGACCGTCGAGACCGCGCAGCAGGCGGGGACCAAGGTCAGCGTTCGGCTGCCCAAGTACCACCCGGGAGTCCACGCCGGCCTGTGATCGTCGGACCCGGACACCGCGACACATGGCCATTTCCGCACCGGCGTCGTACGCTCGCGGAATGCTCGACGTGTTGGTGGTCGACGACGAACCCCCCGCCCTCGCCGAGCTCAGCTATCTGCTGGAGCGCGAGCCCGGCATCGGGGTGGTACGCACCGCCGGATCGGCCGACGAGGCACTGCGGCAGCTCGACCGCTCTCCCGTCGACGTCCTGTTCCTCGACATCCACCTGCCGGGTCTCAGCGGCCTGGAGCTCGCCCGCATCCTCGGCAGGTTCCGCACCCCGCCGGCCATCGTGTTCGTCACGGCGTACGAGGAGCACGCCGTCGACGCGTTCGAGCTGAACGCCGTCGACTACCTGCTGAAGCCGATCCGGGGTGAACGCCTCACCGAGGCCGTCCGGCGCGCGACGTCCGCCGGCAACAGCCACGAGGGGCACGCCGACGCGGAGGAGACCGTCCCCGTCGAGCTTGCCGGGGTCACGAGGTTCGTCTCCGTCGGCGAGGTGCGCTACGTCGAGGCGCACGGCGACTACGCGCGCCTCCACACGACGCACGGCAGCCCGCTGATCCGCGTCCCGCTGGCGACGCTGGAGGAGCGGTGGCGGCGTGCGGGCTTCGTCCGCATCCACCGCAGCATCCTCGTGGCCGTCGCGCACATCGACGAGATCAGGTTCGACGCCGGTCGCGCCGTCGTCGTGGTCGCGGGCACGCCGCTCCAGGTCAGCAGGAGGCACACCCGGGAGCTGCGCGAGCTGCTCAGGCGTCGCGC
This genomic interval carries:
- a CDS encoding MFS transporter — its product is MARFLHISTFGPLATNEELGEDRRVTQASPPRASALPPPRPRRPRVHRAWIIAGISFLALVGAAGFRATPGVLIDPLNEQFGWSYGMISVAISVNLALYGLTAPFAAALMERFGMRRVVAGALTLVSAGSGLTLFMNASWQLVLCWGVLVGLGTGSMALAFVATVVDRWFVERRGLVTGVLTAGSATGQLVFLPLVAVLVERYGWQTAAMTVSCTALAVVPLVVWLMRDRPEDVGTTKYGAKEPAGAALPPVTQVRRRGGAAGRALGALSSAARTRTFWLLAGTFAICGASTNGLIGTHFVPAAHDHGMPVTMAASLLAVIGIFDLVGTIASGWFTDRLDSRKLLGIYYALRGISLLFLPILLADTVQPPMLFFIVFYGLDWVATVPPTVALCREHFGADGPIVFGWVLASHQVGAGMIALGAGLVRDHLGAYDHAFHAAGILCTVAAVMSLVIRRRKRDPVPATT
- a CDS encoding helix-turn-helix domain-containing protein; this translates as MSRDRRRQQALSSRRHRVVVLALDGVIPFELGIPSRIFGARLGESQETLYDVVTCAAVPGRVDTDIDVPLVVERGPEELATADTVVVPATHRQLPELTEGVLSDTVAETFAHLRPGTRVISICTASFIVAATGMLDGRRATTHWMHAARFQRLYPKVRVDPDVLFVDEGDVLTSAGVAAGLDLCLHVVRRDHGVTVANRIARQCVVPPWRDGGQAQYVEHLVREPAAPTTAAARAWALERLGDSLSLADLAEHAGMSVRSFTRRFRAEMGTSPGQWLTSQRVELARQLLEGTDLPVDSIARRAGFGTAASLRQHLGATLGVAPATYRRTFRPVVR
- the actP gene encoding cation/acetate symporter ActP; protein product: MSSFCPSDDNAVLPGSCHGHTRTARALRRLGREGSARGVRAPARERGLRAAAQGLPRVRLPGDAGVPRLVHALRPPGELRPRLHVDPPRRQSHQHRADLRAAAVRVDVRHRLDVLAQGESRLRPARREAQEAVRRRARRDPGGGEVVSSQAITFVLFAAVVLATLIITAVAGSRTHGALDFYAGGRQFSGFQNGLAISGDYMSAASFLGISGAIALSGYDGFLYSVGFLVAWLVALLLVAELLRNTGRYTMGDVLSFRMRQRPVRTAAGVSTIVVSIFYLLAQMTGAGALVGLLIGASTPLAKNTTIIVVGILMILYVTIGGMKGTTWVQIVKAVLLMAGTLLIAILVLAHFKFNLSTLLGTAAEQSGKGSAFIEPGLKYGVSFTSKIDFISLGLALVLGTAGLPHILMRFYTVPTAKAARKSVVWAIGLIGAFYLMTLALGFGAAALVNADDMDEAGNLASPLLAEVVGGGEGSFGGSLLLAFISSVAFATILAVVAGLTLTSSSSFAHDLWANVIRRGRTSERQEVIVARVSALVIGAIAIVLALFTQTLNVAFLVALAFCVAASGNLPCILYSLFWKRFNTRGATWSIYGGLLVCVLLVVFSPTVSGDPKAMFPDASFAWFPLPNPGIVSIPAGFLFGWLGTITSSEPKAEAKHVELEVRSLTGSGAH
- a CDS encoding sensor histidine kinase; this translates as MRQIAALAVLAVLILVALGVAWWLARRRRRDLGTPAERAAYETLHQASLAAPPLRGGLTPTGSAKSVRHLRSLLGAAAVAIADDRQVLAWDGGGDRHAADVVGHVRPVLDDGAPVVLGPDQVACADSTCPVRYAVLAPLTTDDRVVGVLAAFGQEASAGLVRAVSEVARWVSTQLDLAELDGSRMRLAEAEVRALRAQISPHFIYNSLNVIASFVRTDPERARELLLEFADFTRYSFRTHGDFTTLAEELRSVERYLLLERARFGDRLQVTLRIAPEVLPVAVPFLCLQPLVENAVRHGLQAKPGGGHITILGDDKGTECLISIEDDGVGMDPDHVRRALTGDSTGDSTGLANVDERLRQVYGDEYGLTVETAQQAGTKVSVRLPKYHPGVHAGL
- a CDS encoding response regulator; translation: MAISAPASYARGMLDVLVVDDEPPALAELSYLLEREPGIGVVRTAGSADEALRQLDRSPVDVLFLDIHLPGLSGLELARILGRFRTPPAIVFVTAYEEHAVDAFELNAVDYLLKPIRGERLTEAVRRATSAGNSHEGHADAEETVPVELAGVTRFVSVGEVRYVEAHGDYARLHTTHGSPLIRVPLATLEERWRRAGFVRIHRSILVAVAHIDEIRFDAGRAVVVVAGTPLQVSRRHTRELRELLRRRAAGTTR